A segment of the Panicum hallii strain FIL2 chromosome 1, PHallii_v3.1, whole genome shotgun sequence genome:
CACAGTAACCCGTACTGCGTCACTACGTGCAAGCCTGCACCAATCAAGTCGTCGTACCCAATCTGTAGGGGGGAATTAGTCTGTATTGCACAAGCATTTCTTTTGCTTGCAAGGGATGGCAAAATATTCTTGGATATTAATATTTCTTCCCCTGGTCTAGCAAGTAATTAATGGGGAGATAAGGCAATAATGCAGCACTTACAAAACAAAGGGAAGGTATTTATCCGGAGGAAAAAAATACAGATTCTGGCCCCCCAAAAAGGGGATAATAAAAACTACATAAAAAATGAAGGgaagggaaaaggacatttgAACGCCTGAATTTTTTTTTATCTTTCTCCTGGATTTGCTCGGGTAAAGTGTTGACTTTTCCGTATATGACGTGGAGCGTTTAATTTTCTCAATCTATAGAAAATGATTTGGTTTTGCTGGAAGGAACATATTTCTTGTTTTTCGTCTTGTTGGCGTTTCAGGGGCCTCTCAATTTTTTCCACCATTACCGCTAGGGTTTGGTGTCAAGTTTCTACACGTGACACCTAACACAACGAGTCAAGTTTCCGCTTTCTAGCAGGACACAAAAGGAAGCTTAATCGGCACCGGATCAAATTaaaatgaaaagaaaaacttTACTTGCCAGTCCATGCATCACGTTGTTCCCATGATTGCGAGATCTTGAGTGGATGTTCCACACTGCCTTTTCATTTTCAATTCTAGAGTATTCACGACTGAAACACGATGCCGCTTGAGAGCCTACGTGCTTTGCATTTCCGCTGTTTGCTGGAGGTGGGAGTGTttgtttttattttattttaatgtACATCCTTACAGAAATCGTTCCATAACTAGTAAAAACATATTGCATGACAGGTTTAGGATTATGCTTAATTAGAATAGCAGTACGGTCAAAATATTTATATTCTtcaaaagagagagaaaaggctACTTGAAAAATGAAGGGTAGCTAGGCCAAAGGACATTTGAATACTCGAAATTTCGTCTTTCTTGTGGAGTTTCTCGGATAAGGGTTGACTTTGCCATGTAAGAGTCCTGTGGTTTGGTCTTTTTTCTCATTTAATTCACTGTTCATAGAAATGATTTTTTATGTTAATTTTTTTCTTGCATTTCCATTGCTTTTGGTCTTGTCGGCGTCCCCTGGTCCTCTCACTTTTTTCATCCATACCATCAGGGGTTTGGTGTTTAATTTTCTACACGACACGTAAGAATCCAGTCAAATTTGCACTTTCCACTAGAGCAGATAAGAAGCATAATTGGCAGTTTGACACTAGATCAAACCcaaatgaaaagaaaaacttTGCTTGCCATTGCCAGCCATGCATGCAGTTGCTCGCCTTGAGCTTATCTTCTTCCAATTTCTCAGATCTTCTGTTGATGCTCCACACTACGATCGTGGATCCTCCTAGTCACTTGGGACTTGTAGAAGGAGCTGATCTTCTCAGCGATGGCATTCCGCAACAGAAATGATCATCGCCTATGATTAAGGACGAAGCATGAGCGTGGTGCATTGTGGGCGGCAAATAATAGGGACTTGGGGAAATTATTCAGCCGCCTTAAGTGCTCGGGACCTTCTGGTGTTTTCTCTTTTCATGGTGCTTCAGACCTTCAGTTTGCCTTTTGGTTCTTGTAAATGTTTTTTTTTGCTCCTTTTATATTAATATATGCCTCTGAAGCTCTTACTGGTTGAATGAAAAAAAAGAGCCAAGTACTTGTTTTGTGGCATCTTAGCTGTGCGTACTTTTGTTTTGCTGCAAGGTCAacattgagagagagagagagagagagatcgagAGAGATCTAAGCCATGTAGCACAACGACAGGGAATACTGATTAGAACAATGACACAGCCACACAGGTCGCCTGCTTGCTTAGTTTAAAGTCGATCTCTCTTAGCCGCCAGGTCCACGGCTTGGAGATCCCAATAAGGTCACCGGCCACCGGCCACCGGCGCCGCAGCATGCGCAGCAAGACGACAAGCCGCTACTGCCTCCGTTCATTACTCGGAACGAGGACGGCGAGAGGAGACAGGATCGAACTCCGGATACTGCAGAATACGCTGAAGCTACGACGCACAGCAGGCCGGCCGTCCGGTGGCTGCTGATCTGCTCGCAATCATCCCCGGTGGCTCTCGGGAACAAAGAGACGGTCAGCGCCGCTGCCTCGCACAGGCCGGTGGCGGCGTGTGACATGTACACGGCCACCGGGACCATGCGGCGTGCTGCGCGGAGCCTCTGACTAAGGAGAACTCAACTGGAGCAAAATGAATGTCTTGGATTGGACTAGATGGTGGACATGACGCGGACGTGGCGGAGTATGAACATGTACAGTTAGCTGCCCACGCCCCCATTGACGCGGCGGTTGGCCGCGTTGATGTTCTACAGTGAGCACAAGTGCCTGCTCGTTTCTTTCTTCCCCTGTTTCGTTTTCACATTAAAAGGAAATTagggagggggagaggggggGCTCTCTGCTCTGGAATTTCAGTCAAAATGTCCTTGGATGATGTTCGGCCAAAAATATATAACGATTATCGTAAATGTGCAGAAAACCAAGAAAATAACTTTTGGGTGAGACTCTTGTTCAATGGAAAACCAAGAAATGTACATTAGTCAAAGTCAACTATAAAtcttaaattataattatttcACGAAATTTTATTGTCCATGCATTTTTCTTAATTTTGCTAGCTCACCCACGGGACGTGGTAATGGACTGGTTTTAAGTTACTAGTACCTAATAACCGCGTACCATAATTTTTTATCCTCTCGTACGCTTTCAACTCTTGCATGTAAATTTGAAGGCCGTACATCCTTGGAGCAAGATCAGCACAGGAAACTACCCATCTTTTCGTACGAGCAAGTTTCATACTCCCAACGCATGACCACACTCTCTGATGAGCTTCTCTGAAGTCTTTGCAGCGATCTCTGAAGTCTTCGCAgcgatctctgaagtctactaGTCGAGTtgcagtagttaaatttgtttctTCAGTTACGAGAAGTTTCAGAGGAAGAAAAACCCGACCTCGGGTAACTGGTTGGCGCCCAGTGGTTGGTTTTGGAACATGATGCACGCTGCTCCAATCGCAGTCAGCtttgaaaaatattttatttcgaATAATCAGTCATCAGACGCGCTAAAACGTGTAGTTTTTCCTCTATAAAAACCCACAGCCGGTGCCTGGTCTTCTCGCCACCCATCAAAACAAAGAACCATCCCAttctcctccctctccctcctgcAATCTCAAGACGCGATGGGGACTCCGCAGCGGGTCCTCCTCGCGCCGtgcgcgctgctgctgctggcggtggcgctgcagctcgccggtGCCTCCCATGTCATCCACAGGAGcctcgaggccgaggcggcgccACCGTCGGTGCCAGCCTCCATTGTCAGCCCCCTGCACAGGACGGGGTACCATTTCCAGCCGCCTAGGAACTGGATCAACGGTATGGTAGCAACTTCTCTTGAACTGCCCTGCTTCGGCTCTTTCTCTCCAAGCTACCCATTCATAGCTCCCCATGCTGGTAGTACTAGGAGCAATTGAGGTGTGTGTCAGTCAGATCATGGACAGAAATGGTACTGACTAGGAATGGAGATGGATTACGCCAGTAATACCAAACTGAGCTCGTCATGGGGGATAAGATGTGTGTTTCATGAAGCTAATATCTCGATAAGATCATTTATAGTGCCTTAGGGGAACAGCAACGAAGTACAGCATGGTAGGAGAGGAATCAGATTAATCTTGTCTAGCCTCGGTAGTTAACAAGGAGCTCTGCAGTTGTTTCCTTTGTCCTGTTTTCAGAAAAGTCTCAGCTGCAGCCTGTCAAGTTTTGACAGTAGCTGACAGTGACAAAGACCTGCAGCTAACCAAGCCGGGTGGTGGTTATATATACAATAATACAGCTGCTAGCTCTTTGTTTAAGTGCTAAACTAATTGCTCTTTTTTGTTCTTTTGATGCTGGTTGCTGTAAAATTTTGGTTCTAACAtggttttgttttttcttctGTTCTTGTGGCCGGTTCTGATTGATGGGGACGGTGGCGAAACTCATCGGTGCCAGATCCGAACGGTATGCCTCTGCTTATAATTTCCAGCCCATCTCTTGTAGTTATCTCTGTCTTGTGCTGCCTGCTAGTAGATCTAAGCTGTAACGTCTGCAAGTATCATGAACAGCTGTATTTCTTAATTGTGGGATGATGAATAGCATATTTTTAAAGGGAGCTACCcgcaaaaaaatatttttaaaggGAGCTAGTAGCAAAGGACATTTTGACATTCAAATGGTGCATGGCCTGTGATGCCCTGCAGTCCGCAGACTCCACATGAGAAGGCACGGGACAGGGATAGGGACGTCCTTTTCCTCTGGGCTCCAAATGGCCTGAATGAGCCGGATGGAAGCAACATATTTAATGTGTATGTACAAGCAAGAATTTGACTAGTTAGGAAGAATTCAACACATGACTTAAAACATGTTGAAAGACagtaaagaaagaaaaagaaacaggAACTGAGAAGCATGCTATGCTAGATTCTGTTACTGAAAATTTTTGATAGAAAAAGAATACCTATCGATCGAGGACACAGTGACAGAAACTTAGAGCTAGCTGACATGCTTGGGAATTTTGGAACTGCAGCTCCGATGTACTACAAGGGGTGGTACCACCTGTTCTACCAGTACAACCCCAAGGGCGCGGTGTGGGGCAACATCGTGTGGGCGCACTCGGTGTCGCGCGACCTCATCAACTGGATCGCGCTGGAGCCCGCCATCTACCCCAGCATCCCGTCCGACCAGTACGGCTGCTGGTCCGGCTCGGCGACGCTCCTCCCCGACGGCACGCCGGCGATCACCTACACGGGGATCAGCCGCTCTGACATCAACTACCAGGTGCAGAACATCGCCTTCCCCAAGAACAAGTCGGACCCGCTGCTTCGGGAGTGGGTGAAGCCGGCGGAGCTGAACCCGATCGCCGTGCCGGAGGGCGGCATCAACGCGACGCAGTTCCGCGACCCGACGACGGCGTGGTACGCCGACGGGCACTGGCGGATGCTCGTcggcggcgtgcgcggcacCCGCGGGCTGGCGTTCGTGTACCGGAGCCGGGACTTCCGGCGGTGGGCCCGCGCCAAGCACCCGCTGCACTCGGCGCTGACGGGGATGTGGGAGTGCCCGGACTTCTTCCCGGTGTCCGGGTCCGGGCAGGAGAACGGCCTCGACACCTCCGAGTCCGGCGCCAAGTACGTGCTCAAGAACAGCCTGGACCTCACCCGGTACGACTACTACACCGTCGGCAGCTACGACAAGCGCAAGGACCGGTACGTGCCGGACGAccccgccggcgacgagcgccGGCTCCGCTACGACTACGGCAACTTCTACGCGTCCAAGACGTTCTACGACCcggcgaagcggcggcgcgTGCTGCTCGGCTGGGCCAACGAGTCCGACAGCGTGCCCGACGACAAGGCCAAGGGCTGGGCCGGCATCCATGTACGTGGCTAGCAGCTTAGAAATTTCAGAGCTTTGAATTGAATCGTTGGTGGCAATGCAGCGACGACGGCTTGTTTGTTTGACTCGTGCTCGTACGTGGCCGCGCGCAGGCGATCCCGAGGAAGATCTGGCTGGACCCCAGCGGGAAGCAGCTGCTGCAGTGGCCGGTCGAGGAGGTCGAGAAGCTCAGGGGCAAGCCCGTCAGCGTCGCCGGCAAGGTCGTCAGGCCCGGCGAGCACGTCGAGGTCACTGGCCTCGCAACCTACCAGGTTAGTAGAGTCAAGAAAGGGCCAGCGTGCGGTACTCTCTCTAGTCCAGCCAAGATCCGCTGGCCCATGACTTGTCGGCGTTGATCCTTACATGACGCGCGCCTCGCTTGTCTTGCCCCGCCACTTGCGCACGCCCTTAGTCGTTGTTCGTCCTCGCCATCGCCCATGtcgcgcgccgtcgccgtcgccgtcgccgtcgcggcgCGTCTAGCTCCCATCATCTCCGGTTCACATGTGCGCCTGGGATTCTTGGACCCTCTCGTTCCTTCTTTTCCAGCTTGAACTCCGAAAACCACCAGTCAGTCAAGAGAGAAACTAATCTTCAACTCACGTGTGAAATAACGCCAAATCACTTTCTGAAAATGTGTCGCCCTGTTCTTCCGGAGAAACGACTAATCAAGAGAAATTCCTTAGCTTGCACTGTGTTAACGCTGACTAATCTGTTGATGATGACCGGTCGATCCGGTGATGGCAGGCTGACGTGGAGGTGAGCTTCGAGGTCTCGAGCCTGGAGAAGGCGGAGCCCTTCGACCCGGCGTACGCCAACGACGCGCAGAAGCTGTGCGGCGTCAAGGGCGCCGACGCCAGGGGCGGGGTGGGGCCCTTCGGCCTGTGGGTGCTGGCCTCTGCCGACCTGCAGGAGAAGACGGCCgtcttcttcagggtcttcaaGGACGGATACGGCAAGCCCAAGGTGCTCATGTGCACCGACCCCACCAAGTATGGCCAACTGAGCTGCTGCTCCCTCGCTCGCACCATCCTAGCATCCTTCCCCCTTCTCAAAAGAAAACACACT
Coding sequences within it:
- the LOC112891868 gene encoding beta-fructofuranosidase, cell wall isozyme-like, producing the protein MGTPQRVLLAPCALLLLAVALQLAGASHVIHRSLEAEAAPPSVPASIVSPLHRTGYHFQPPRNWINDPNAPMYYKGWYHLFYQYNPKGAVWGNIVWAHSVSRDLINWIALEPAIYPSIPSDQYGCWSGSATLLPDGTPAITYTGISRSDINYQVQNIAFPKNKSDPLLREWVKPAELNPIAVPEGGINATQFRDPTTAWYADGHWRMLVGGVRGTRGLAFVYRSRDFRRWARAKHPLHSALTGMWECPDFFPVSGSGQENGLDTSESGAKYVLKNSLDLTRYDYYTVGSYDKRKDRYVPDDPAGDERRLRYDYGNFYASKTFYDPAKRRRVLLGWANESDSVPDDKAKGWAGIHAIPRKIWLDPSGKQLLQWPVEEVEKLRGKPVSVAGKVVRPGEHVEVTGLATYQADVEVSFEVSSLEKAEPFDPAYANDAQKLCGVKGADARGGVGPFGLWVLASADLQEKTAVFFRVFKDGYGKPKVLMCTDPTKSSLSPDLYRPTFAGFVDTDISSGKITLRSLIDRSVVESFGAGGRTCILSRVYPSIAIGKDAHLYVFNNGEADVKVSHLTAWEMKKPLMNGA